The Candidozyma auris chromosome 1, complete sequence genome includes a region encoding these proteins:
- a CDS encoding SDR family oxidoreductase encodes MPESIFVSGATGFIAQHLIKLLLEKGYKVVGTVRSESKGAHLAKLFNSSDFTYEIVPDITPEGAFDEALKKHPEVTVFLHTASPFHFNATNVEEELLKPAVNGTKNALKAIEKYGPQIKKVVVTSSYAAVSTSEKEFDGSHTNNEDSWNDISWEDAKKDPYMGYRGSKKFAEKAAWDYVEQEKPKFIINYVNPSYVFGPQAFDSELKDNLNTSSEILNSFLKLKADAKVPGTRGGFVDVRDVAKAHIVAFEKNIANQRLLLNAGRFAAQDILDILNDKFESLRGQIPKGTPGAGKAVNEKMCKIENERTKEILGFKLIDLETTVYDSVKQILDAKAKL; translated from the coding sequence ATGCCTGAGTCGATTTTCGTTTCTGGAGCCACAGGATTTATTGCCCAGCACTTGATCAAACTCTTGCTCGAAAAGGGCTACAAGGTTGTCGGTACCGTGAGATCCGAGTCTAAAGGTGCTCACTTGGCCAAATTGTTTAACTCAAGCGACTTCACGTACGAAATTGTGCCTGACATTACCCCCGAGGGAGCTTTCGATGaggcgttgaagaagcatcCAGAAGTTACTGTGTTCTTGCACACGGCCTCTCCATTCCACTTCAATGCTACCAATGTCGAGGAAGAATTGCTTAAGCCAGCTGTCAATGGTACTAAGAATGCCTTGAAGGCCATTGAGAAGTACGGTCCCCAGATCAAAAAGGTGGTTGTAACTTCGTCGTACGCTGCAGTCTCCACGTCTGAGAAGGAGTTCGACGGCTCTCACACCAACAACGAGGACTCGTGGAACGACATCTCATGGGAGGATGCCAAAAAGGACCCTTACATGGGTTACCGTGGATCCAAGAAGTTTGCTGAGAAGGCTGCCTGGGACTACGTTGAGCAAGAGAAGCCCAAGTTCATAATCAACTACGTGAACCCCTCATATGTTTTCGGCCCCCAGGCCTTTGACTCCGAGCTCAAAGATAACCTCAATACATCTTCAGAGATCCtcaacagcttcttgaagttgaaggctgACGCCAAGGTTCCCGGCACCAGGGGTGGCTTTGTGGATGTCAGAGATGTCGCTAAGGCCCACATTGTcgcttttgagaagaacatCGCCAACCAAAGGTTGTTGCTTAACGCCGGCAGATTTGCTGCCCAAGACATTCTTGATATTTTGAATGACAAATTCGAGTCCTTGAGGGGCCAGATTCCAAAGGGTACCCCCGGAGCTGGAAAGGCTGTGAATGAGAAGATGTGCAAGATCGAGAACGAGAGGACTAAGGAAATCTTGGgcttcaagttgattgaCTTGGAGACCACCGTTTACGACTCTGTCAAGCAGATCCTCGACGCGAAGGCTAAGCTTTAA